In Malania oleifera isolate guangnan ecotype guangnan chromosome 8, ASM2987363v1, whole genome shotgun sequence, a single window of DNA contains:
- the LOC131162639 gene encoding extensin-like: MELQRIFGYGCCSKASWGGRSRWGWRCCVMEVVDCIEAPLSTNSGDGEDGAMTAMKGREGGLSAGGCGWCWGAGMDLLVWEMVKVRKAGGPHRLPIFNSGHQQLPPYCHRHLPHAFPEQESAAGTEPKQTVIAAIRGPSLQQATSRPTPQQSQPSFHPTINSTPEPPQPPQPLYSATLAAVQPPAATSGQPRPTPDPSATPLPRASFPQQVTPPGVLCSSLQQSHAPSPLLCEEPPPSTPGSSQIPVPLAASPSVGKFSAQPPTPSLSPSPPINSGGTPPWYV; encoded by the exons ATGGAGTTGCAGAGGATCTTCGGGTATGGCTGTTGTAGCAAGGCCTCTTGGGGTGGCCGAAGTCGCTGGGGGTGGCGTTGCTGTGTTATGGAGGTTGTGGACTGTATTGAGGCTCCTCTCAGCACGAACTCCGGGGATGGCGAGGATGGTGCGATGACTGCGATGAAAG GCCGTGAAGGTGGGTTGTCAGCTGGAGGTTGCGGCTGGTGTTGGGGTGCTGGAATGGATCTGCTGGTGTGGGAGATGGTGAAGGTGAG AAAGGCCGGAGGTCCTCACAGGCTTCCCATCTTCAACTCTGGCCACCAGCAACTGCCCCCCTACTGCCATCGCCATCTTCCACACGCATTCCCGGAGCAGGAGAGTGCCGCAGGGACGGAACCAAAACAGACCGTCATCGCTGCAATCCGAGGACCATCCCTGCAGCAGGCTACCTCACGGCCAACACCACAACAGTCCCAGCCCAGCTTCCATCCGACCATCAACTCCACGCCAGAACCTCCACAGCCACCGCAGCCCCTCTACTCTGCAACTCTCGCAGCCGTCCAGCCTCCAGCAGCAACCTCCGGACAGCCACGACCCACACCAGACCCCTCTGCAACTCCTCTGCCCCGTGCGTCATTCCCTCAGCAAGTTACACCACCTGGAGTCCTCTGTTCCAGCCTCCAGCAAAGCCACGCGCCATCTCCTCTCCTCTGCGAAGAACCACCACCATCGACGCCTGGCAGCTCCCAAATTCCAGTGCCCCTCGCTGCCAGCCCCTCTGTTGGTAAGTTCTCTGCTCAGCCGCCGACACCGTCGCTGTCACCGTCGCCGCCCATTAACTCCGGTGGTACCCCCCCATG GTATGTGTAA